The following coding sequences lie in one Pseudorca crassidens isolate mPseCra1 chromosome 2, mPseCra1.hap1, whole genome shotgun sequence genomic window:
- the FBXO2 gene encoding F-box only protein 2: MDGDGDPESVGQPEEASPEEQQQEAGAEEASGGEERPEDEGEEEEEAAYLDELPEPLLLRVLAELPAAELVQACRLVCLRWKELVDGSPLWLLKCQQEGLVPEGGPEEERDHWQQFYFLSKRRRNLLRNPCGEEDLEGWCDLEHGGDGWRVEELPGDCGVEFIHDESVKKYFASSFEWCRKAQVIDLQAEGYWEELLDTTQPAIVVKDWYSGRRDAGCLYELTVKLLSEHEDVLAEFNSGQVAVPQDSDDGGWIEISHTFTDYGPGVRFVRFEHGGQDCVYWKGWFGARVTNSSVWVEP, translated from the exons ATGGACGGAGACGGTGACCCAG AGAGCGTGGGCCAGCCGGAGGAGGCGAGCCCGGAGGAGCAGCAGCAGGAGGCTGGCGCGGAGGAGGCGAGCGGCGGGGAGGAGCGGCCCGAGGacgagggggaggaggaggaggaggccgcGTACCTGGACGAGCTGCCCGAGCCGCTGCTGCTTCGCGTGCTGGCCGAGCTGCCCGCCGCCGAGCTGGTGCAGGCCTGCCGCCTGGTGTGCCTGCGCTGGAAGGAGCTGGTCGACGGCTCTCCCCTGTGGCTGCTCAAGTGTCAGCAAGAGGGTCTGGTACCCGAGGGCGGCCCCGAGGAAGAGCGCGACCACTGGCAGCAGTTCTACTTCCTGAGCAAGAGGCGGCGCAACCTGCTACGCAACCCGTGCGGGGAAG AGGACTTGGAGGGCTGGTGCGACCTGGAGCACGGTGGGGACGGCTGGAGGGTGGAGGAGCTGCCCGGAGACTGCGGGGTGGAATTCATCCACGACGAGAGTGTCAAGAAGTACTTCGCCTCCTCCTTCGA GTGGTGTCGCAAAGCGCAGGTCATTGACCTGCAGGCTGAGGGCTACTGGGAGGAGCTGCTGGACACCACTCAGCCGGCCATCGTGGTGAAGGACTG GTACTCGGGCCGCAGAGACGCCGGCTGCCTGTACGAGCTCACGGTGAAGCTGCTGTCAGAGCACGAGGACGTGCTGGCCGAGTTCAACAGCGGGCAGGTGGCAGTGCCACAAGACAGCGACGACGGTGGCTGGATTGAG ATCTCCCACACCTTCACCGACTATGGGCCGGGCGTCCGCTTCGTCCGCTTCGAGCACGGCGGACAGGACTGCGTCTACTGGAAGGGCTGGTTCGGGGCCCGGGTGACCAACAGCAGCGTGTGGGTGGAGCCCTGA
- the FBXO44 gene encoding F-box only protein 44 isoform X3, whose product MRRVWAEAPPGTTPPRPRRAMAVGNINELPENILLELFTHVPARQLLLRCRLVCSLWRDLIDLVTLWKRKCLREGFITKDWDQPVADWKVFYFLRSLHKNLLHNPCAEEGFEFWSLDVNGGDEWKVEELSGDQRQEFPNDQVRSQARLRVQVPAVCSAPVVSACASGDLPARPSNHPAEERCQVEGGLPHVLQLSTRRPLHLVSARRRGHSLLGRLVRPEGHQQQHHHRAPTAMTPPSPQPPNPN is encoded by the exons ATGCGGAGGGTGTGGGCAGAGGCTCCTCCCGGCACGACACCGCCCCGCCCCAG GAGAGCCATGGCGGTGGGGAACATCAACGAGCTGCCCGAGAACATCCTGTTGGAGTTGTTCACGCACGTGCCTGCCCGCCAGCTGCTGCTGCGTTGCCGCCTGGTCTGCAGCCTCTGGCGAGACCTCATCGACCTCGTGACCCTCTGGAAGCGCAAATGCCTGCGTGAGGGCTTCATTACCAAAGACTGGGACCAGCCCGTGGCCGACTGGAAGGTCTTCTACTTCCTCCGCAGCCTCCACAAGAACCTCCTGCATAACCCGTGCGCCGAAG AGGGGTTTGAGTTCTGGAGCCTGGACGTGAATGGAGGCGATGAGTGGAAGGTGGAGGAGCTCTCTGGAGACCAGAGGCAGGAATTCCCCAATGACCAG GTTCGCAGCCAGGCCAGACTGCGGGTCCAAGTACCAGCTGTGTGTTCAGCTCCTGTCGTCAGCGCATGCGCCTCTGGGGACCTTCCAGCCAGACCCAGCAACCATCCAGCAGAAGAGCGATGCCAAGTGGAGGGAG gtcTCCCACACGTTCTCCAACTATCCACCCGGCGTCCGCTACATCTGGTTTCAGCACGGCGGCGTGGACACTCACTACTGGGCCGGCTGGTACGGCCCGAGGGTCACCAACAGCAGCATCACCATCGGGCCCCCACTGCCATGACGCCCCCGAGCCCCCAGCCACCTAACCCCAACTGA
- the FBXO44 gene encoding F-box only protein 44 isoform X1, whose protein sequence is MRRVWAEAPPGTTPPRPRRAMAVGNINELPENILLELFTHVPARQLLLRCRLVCSLWRDLIDLVTLWKRKCLREGFITKDWDQPVADWKVFYFLRSLHKNLLHNPCAEEGFEFWSLDVNGGDEWKVEELSGDQRQEFPNDQVKKYFVTSYYTCLKSQVVDLKAEGYWEELMDTTRPDIEVKDWFAARPDCGSKYQLCVQLLSSAHAPLGTFQPDPATIQQKSDAKWREVSHTFSNYPPGVRYIWFQHGGVDTHYWAGWYGPRVTNSSITIGPPLP, encoded by the exons ATGCGGAGGGTGTGGGCAGAGGCTCCTCCCGGCACGACACCGCCCCGCCCCAG GAGAGCCATGGCGGTGGGGAACATCAACGAGCTGCCCGAGAACATCCTGTTGGAGTTGTTCACGCACGTGCCTGCCCGCCAGCTGCTGCTGCGTTGCCGCCTGGTCTGCAGCCTCTGGCGAGACCTCATCGACCTCGTGACCCTCTGGAAGCGCAAATGCCTGCGTGAGGGCTTCATTACCAAAGACTGGGACCAGCCCGTGGCCGACTGGAAGGTCTTCTACTTCCTCCGCAGCCTCCACAAGAACCTCCTGCATAACCCGTGCGCCGAAG AGGGGTTTGAGTTCTGGAGCCTGGACGTGAATGGAGGCGATGAGTGGAAGGTGGAGGAGCTCTCTGGAGACCAGAGGCAGGAATTCCCCAATGACCAGGTCAAGAAATACTTCGTGACTTCTTATTA CACCTGCCTCAAGTCCCAGGTGGTGGACCTCAAGGCTGAAGGGTATTGGGAGGAGCTGATGGACACCACACGGCCAGACATCGAGGTGAAGGACTG GTTCGCAGCCAGGCCAGACTGCGGGTCCAAGTACCAGCTGTGTGTTCAGCTCCTGTCGTCAGCGCATGCGCCTCTGGGGACCTTCCAGCCAGACCCAGCAACCATCCAGCAGAAGAGCGATGCCAAGTGGAGGGAG gtcTCCCACACGTTCTCCAACTATCCACCCGGCGTCCGCTACATCTGGTTTCAGCACGGCGGCGTGGACACTCACTACTGGGCCGGCTGGTACGGCCCGAGGGTCACCAACAGCAGCATCACCATCGGGCCCCCACTGCCATGA
- the FBXO44 gene encoding F-box only protein 44 isoform X2 — translation MAVGNINELPENILLELFTHVPARQLLLRCRLVCSLWRDLIDLVTLWKRKCLREGFITKDWDQPVADWKVFYFLRSLHKNLLHNPCAEEGFEFWSLDVNGGDEWKVEELSGDQRQEFPNDQVKKYFVTSYYTCLKSQVVDLKAEGYWEELMDTTRPDIEVKDWFAARPDCGSKYQLCVQLLSSAHAPLGTFQPDPATIQQKSDAKWREVSHTFSNYPPGVRYIWFQHGGVDTHYWAGWYGPRVTNSSITIGPPLP, via the exons ATGGCGGTGGGGAACATCAACGAGCTGCCCGAGAACATCCTGTTGGAGTTGTTCACGCACGTGCCTGCCCGCCAGCTGCTGCTGCGTTGCCGCCTGGTCTGCAGCCTCTGGCGAGACCTCATCGACCTCGTGACCCTCTGGAAGCGCAAATGCCTGCGTGAGGGCTTCATTACCAAAGACTGGGACCAGCCCGTGGCCGACTGGAAGGTCTTCTACTTCCTCCGCAGCCTCCACAAGAACCTCCTGCATAACCCGTGCGCCGAAG AGGGGTTTGAGTTCTGGAGCCTGGACGTGAATGGAGGCGATGAGTGGAAGGTGGAGGAGCTCTCTGGAGACCAGAGGCAGGAATTCCCCAATGACCAGGTCAAGAAATACTTCGTGACTTCTTATTA CACCTGCCTCAAGTCCCAGGTGGTGGACCTCAAGGCTGAAGGGTATTGGGAGGAGCTGATGGACACCACACGGCCAGACATCGAGGTGAAGGACTG GTTCGCAGCCAGGCCAGACTGCGGGTCCAAGTACCAGCTGTGTGTTCAGCTCCTGTCGTCAGCGCATGCGCCTCTGGGGACCTTCCAGCCAGACCCAGCAACCATCCAGCAGAAGAGCGATGCCAAGTGGAGGGAG gtcTCCCACACGTTCTCCAACTATCCACCCGGCGTCCGCTACATCTGGTTTCAGCACGGCGGCGTGGACACTCACTACTGGGCCGGCTGGTACGGCCCGAGGGTCACCAACAGCAGCATCACCATCGGGCCCCCACTGCCATGA